GTTGCAGTTGATCACGAAGTTCAGGTTGTCGAGGCCGTCGTTCGCGGCGACCTGGAGCTGTCCGCGCGACTCGACCTCGTCCATCTCGCCGTCGCCGAGGAACGCCCAGACCTGCTGGTCGGAGGCGTCCTTGATGCCGCGGTTGGAGAGGTACTTCGCCTGCTGCGCCTGGTAGATCGCGTTGATCGGGCCGATGCCCATCGACACGGTCGGGAACTGCCAGAAGTGCGGCATGAGGCGCGGGTGCGGGTAGGACGAGAGTCCGCCGCCGGCGTGGGACTTCTCCTGCCGGAAGCCGTCGAGCTGGTCCTCGCCGAGGCGCCCTTCCATGTAGGCACGGGCGTACATGCCGGGGGACGCGTGCCCCTGGAAGAACACCTGGTCGCCGCCGGACGGGTGGTCCTGCGCGCGGAAGAAGTGGTTGTAGCCGACCTCGTACATGGCGGCGCTCGACGCGTAGGTCGAGATGTGGCCGCCGACCGCGATCCCGGGGCGCTGCGCGCGGTGCACGGTGATCGCGGCGTTCCACCGGATCCACCGGCGGTAGCGGCGCTCGAGCTCCTCGTCGCCCGGGAACTCGGGCTCGTTCTCCGGCGCGATGGTGTTCACGTAGTCCGTGGTCGGGACCATCGGCACACCGAGGTGCAGTTCCTTGGACCGCTTGAGCAGGCTCAGCATGATCTCGCGGCCACGCTGGTGGCCGTGGGTCTGCACCAGCCCGTCGAGGGACTCACGCCATTCGGCGGTCTCCTCCGGGTCCTGGTCGCTGCTGCCGTGGCTGTACGGGTCCTGGTCGTTCACCGTCACCCTTGACCTCGTTCGTTCTCGTGGTGGTGGACATGGCGGGCCACCGGTTGGTCGGGTCACGACCGGATGGGGCCCCGACCACTCTAGGCCCCCGCACCGACCCAGAGGCTGATGGTGACGTGTGGGTGGACAGGTGCTTGCATTCGGGTGACGTCGGCGTACGATTGCCGATCGTGCACACGCGACCCGTGCGTGCGCGAGGACACCGGGCACACCCCACGCCCGAGGAAGAAGCAACGCACTGATGGCACTGGAGATCGGCTCGCTCGCGCCGGACTTCGAACTCCCGAACCAGTTCGGGGAGCACGTTCGCCTCAGCGACTTCCGTGGCGTCCGCCCGGTCGCGCTGGTCTTCTTCCCGCTCGCGTTCTCGTCGACCTGCACGAACGAGCTCTGCGCCCTCCAGGACAACATCGCGATGTTCCAGGACCAGCGCGTCGAACTCGTCGGCATCTCGGTCGACTCGAAGGCGACGCTCCGGTCGTTCGCCGAGTCGAACGGCTACGACTTCGAACTCCTCGCGGACTTCTGGCCGCACGGCGCCGTCTCGAAGGAGTACGGCGTCTTCCTCGAGCACAAGGGCTTCGCCACCCGCGCGACCTTCGTCATCGACGTGCAGGGTCGCATCAAGGCCTCGATCATCTCCGAGCCGGGCGTCGCCCGTGACGTGACGGAGTACAAGGCCGCGCTCGACCGCCTGGCGGCCTGCGCCGCACCAGTCCCCGTCGGCTAGCGTTCCGAACACCTCCTGAGGCGACGCACGACGCGTCGCGGACCGGAGGCACGGTGCACGCCGTCGACGACCGCCCACCCGCGCGGGTGGTCACCGCCGAGCCGTACGCGCCGTTCCCGGTCACCGCCGACGCCGACCGGTGGGGCCTGCAACGCACCGTCGTCCCGACGGACGTCGGCCCGGTCGTCGTGCACCACCGACCCGGTCCCGCCGCGCTGCTCCTGCTGCACGGTGTCGCCGGGTCGTGGACCACGTGGACCCCGCTCCTGTCGGCGGCGGACGGCATCGACGACCGCGGCCTCGTGCTCGTCGACCTGCCGGGCTGGGGCGCGTCACCGGTACCGGTCGAGCCGCTCGGGGTCGACCGGGCGGCGTCGGTGCTGACCACGGTGCTCGACGCCCTCGCGGTCCCGGACGTCGACGTCGTCGGCCACTCGATGGGCGCCTTCGTCGGCATGCACCTGGCCGTCGTGGCACCCGGACGCGTGCGCTCCGTCGCGCTCGTCTCCGGCACGACCGTGGCGACCGCCGGAGCGTCCCGGCACCCCGTGCGCGGGCTCCTGACGCTCCCCGCGTTCACGCTGCTGCGGGCGGGCCTCGCGATCACCGGGGAGACGGCACGGCCGCTCCTGCGCGGACTCCGGGCGATCGGCCTCCTGCCAGTCCTCGCCGCTCCCGTCTTCTCGCACGTGCGCCGGCTCGACCCGAGCGTGCTCGAGGCGTTCGTCGACGAGCTCCGTCCGGCCGGCTTCACCGGAGCCGCTCGTGCCGCGGCCGCCTACGACCTGGACCGCTGGCGCGGCGTGACGTGCCCGGTCACGGCGATCGCCGGGCGGGACGACGTGTTCGCCCGGGTGTCCGACCTCGCGGCGCTCCGGGGCCTGCTGCCCGACGTCCGGACGGTGCTGCTCGACGACTGCGGACACTTCGCCCACGTCGAGCACCCGACCGCGGTGGCGCGCACGCTCGACCTCGTCCGGTCCGCACGTCCGTCGTAGGCTCCGGGGGTGCACCCGCCCATCGACCCCCACGACCACGGCTGGCTCGACCGTCCCGACGGCGCCCGGATCCACTGGGAGGAGTCCGGCAACCCGACCGGCCGCCCGGCGCTGTACCTGCACGGCGGCCCGGGATCCGGTCTCGGCGCCGGGGGCTACCGACAGCGGTTCGACCCCGAGGTGTACCGGATCATCGGGCTCGACCAGCGCGGGTGCGGGCGGAGCACCCCGTGGGCGATCGACGACCTCGGATCGCTCGACCGCAACACGACGGCGGCCCTGATCGAGGACGTCGAGGCGCTGCGGCGACACCTCAGCGTCGAGCGCTGGCTGCTGCACGGTGTCTCGTGGGGCAGCACCCTCGCGCTCGCCTACGCCCTCGAGCACCCCGAGCGCGTCACCGAGGTCGTGCTCGTCGCGGTGACCACCGGTTCCCGTCGCGAGGTCGACTGGATCACCGAGGGGGTCGGGTCGGTGTTCCCGGAGGCCTGGGCGCGGTTCACCGCCGACGTCCCGGCGGGCGTGCGGCCGGTCGAGCACCACGCCCGACTGCTGCGTTCGTCCGACCCCGCCGTCCGGGACGCCGCAACCGACAGCTGGGACACGTGGGAGTCGACCCACGTCTCGCTCGACCCGGCGTGGCGCCCGGGGCAGCTGCACGCCGATCCCCGGGACCGGCGCAACTTCGCCACCCTGGTCACCCACTACTGGGCGAACGACTGCTTCCTCGGTCCGGACGAGGTCCTCCGGCGCGCCGGCGAGCTCGCCGGGATCCCCGGCGTGCTCGTGCACGGGCGGCGTGACGTCAGCGGGCCGGTCATCACGCCATGGCTGCTGCACCGGGCGTGGCCGGGCAGCCGCCTCGAGGTCGTCGAGGACGAGGGACACGGCGGGCCCACCGAGGTCGCGATCGCGCAGCGCGCCATCGACGGGTTCGCTCGCCGGTCAGGCGTGCACGGGGAACGTCGCCGCGACGCGTGACCGCACCTCGGTGAGCACGGCCTGCCGCATCACCGGGGAGAACAGCGAGTGGTCGCCGTCCGGCACCCGCACGAGTTCCACCCTGCCGGTCCGGCCCCGGGTGCCCCACCGCCGGAGGGCACGCGGACCACCGAGGCGCTCGAACAGCTCGACGTCCACGGGCGACGCGATGAGCACGACGTCGGTGCCGTGCTCGACGAGCGGACGGACGTGTCCGACGACCCCGCCGACCCGGTCGCGACGGGCGACCCGGTCGCGCACCCACTCGGGTACGACGGCGTTCCACCAGCGACGGAGCACCAGCCTCAGTGGCGACGGTTCGTCGATCGCGCGGAGGGCATCGGCGTACGCGCCCACCGCGGCCGGCTGGCGGCGGTAGTCGTTCGGGCTGATCTCGAGGACCATGCGCGGTGCGGCGTCCGCAGAGCGCCCCGCGAGCCACGCGCCGGCGCACATGCCCACGAGCACGAGCCGTCGGGAGTCCACGGCGAGGGAATCGACCACCGCCTGCTGGTCGTCGATCCACTCCTGCGCGAACATCGCGGACCGCTCGTCCTCGTGGACCGCGGAGCTCTCACCGGTGCCGCTGCGGTCGACCCGGACCACCCGGGCACCGTCGCGGGCGAGGGTCCGTGCGAGGGCGACCTGGTAGTCGGACGCGCCGACGTGGTGCTCGGCGGCGCCGTTGTGCAGCACGACGACCGGGGCGTCCTCGTGCTGGCCGGAGGCGACGGTCTCGATGGCGAAGAGCCGTTCCGGGCCCATCCGGACCATGCGCTCCGACGTGCGGGCGTCCACGTCGAGGACCTCGTCGAGTGCCGGCGGCAGGACCGGCAGGGCCACCGTCGGCGCCCACGCGTCCGTCCACGCCACGACGGTGTCGACGGCGGAACCCGGGATCCGGGCGACCATGCTCGTGCCGTCGAGGAGCTCGGCGCTCCCGGTGACCTCGGTCGTCGACACGTCGCCGAGCGCTGCGGGGGCGCTGCTGCCCGGGCGCACGAGGGCGATGGTCGGGCCGGTGCGCGCCCGGTAGGTGAGCGCGCCGAGGGCCGCCGCTTCGGTGGGGTCGACGTCCATGCCGACGAGGCTCTCGACGCCGTCGACCACGCGGTCGGCGCCGATCGTGATCGTCGCCAGTGCTCGCTGCTTCCGCAGCCAGGCGCGGCCGGAGGCGGGCGCGTCCCAGAGGACCAGGCCGTCCGTGTCGGAGGCCGCGGCGGCGGCGATCGGCGCGGCGGAGGCCAGGCCGACGTACGCGATCCGCTCGACCCCGGCGTCACGCAGCACCGCTGCGGCGCGACGTGCCGACCGGACCTGCGCGTCGGGATCGCCGTCGGGTGCGGAGTCCCCACGTCCGGACGGGTCGTACCGCACCGAGGCCACGCCACGCGCCTCCAGTCGGTCCGCCAGCAGGCGGAGGGTCCGGTACGCGATGACGCCCTCCTGCCCGAGCGGCGGACAGATCACGACGCCAGCGCGCGCCGCGACGGGGAGCTGCACGGCGACGCGGAGGGCCGGGCGACCCGTCCAGCCGTGGTGGGTGCTCACAGGGCCAGGGCCGCGCGGACCGGAGCCGGCCACGCGTCGGGGTCGGTGCCGTGGGCGGCGAAGAGGGCGATCGTGATGCGCTCCAGGCCGAACGCGACGCAGGCGCTGTGCGCGACCTCGCCGTCGGCGGTGCGGATGCCGAACGACGTGCCGAAGTGGTCCTCGTGCAGGTTCGCCGAGCCGATCGCGGTCGCCGGGTGCTCCGGGCCGTAGACGGGCGTGACGAACTCGAACTTGAGCGCCTGCTCGACCTGGTTCCGGGCGAGCATCTGCCCGACCCGTCCGAAGAACGGGTCGTTCGCGGGGACGACGTCGATCTCGAGGCCGAACGACTCGAGCAGCGCGCGCATGACCGGGATGCGGTCGTCACGGTGGTGCTGGGCCGAGCCGGGCGTGCCGATGTGCACGAACTCGTGCATGTGGAACGCCTGCAGCCGCATCGGGTCGAGCGAGGGCTCGCGCCGGAACGAGTCGCCGACGATGTCGAAGGTGCGGCCGTCCTGCGGGACGCGGTCCCCGACGAGCCCGTAGACCGGGTGGCAGACCGCCGGGGTCAGCATCAGGTCGGCCGGCTCGAGGAAGCCCTCCCACCGCTCCCCGCGCTCGCGGGCGGCGAGCAGGGCACGGTGCGTGCGGTCGTCACCGGTGAAGCCGGAGATCGACGCGGCGAGGTCCGGGAAGGACGCGATGTAGTCGGTGCGCTCGAACGCCGCGAGCGGCTCCACGGGCGGGAAGCGCAGGACCTCGGCGTCGAGGTCCCGCTGGCTGGCCACGGCCGCGGTGTCGACCGCCGTGTACACGCGCTCGAACACGCCCGTGCGGCCGTAGAGCCCCGGCGACCCGAGGTCGATGAGCACGCCGTCGGCGAGCAGCCCTGCACGCAGCGCGGCGCGGGCGGCGTCGAGGTCGGACGCGGGTGCGGACGGCGTCGTGGTC
The sequence above is a segment of the Curtobacterium sp. BH-2-1-1 genome. Coding sequences within it:
- a CDS encoding peroxiredoxin; its protein translation is MALEIGSLAPDFELPNQFGEHVRLSDFRGVRPVALVFFPLAFSSTCTNELCALQDNIAMFQDQRVELVGISVDSKATLRSFAESNGYDFELLADFWPHGAVSKEYGVFLEHKGFATRATFVIDVQGRIKASIISEPGVARDVTEYKAALDRLAACAAPVPVG
- a CDS encoding alpha/beta fold hydrolase, producing the protein MHAVDDRPPARVVTAEPYAPFPVTADADRWGLQRTVVPTDVGPVVVHHRPGPAALLLLHGVAGSWTTWTPLLSAADGIDDRGLVLVDLPGWGASPVPVEPLGVDRAASVLTTVLDALAVPDVDVVGHSMGAFVGMHLAVVAPGRVRSVALVSGTTVATAGASRHPVRGLLTLPAFTLLRAGLAITGETARPLLRGLRAIGLLPVLAAPVFSHVRRLDPSVLEAFVDELRPAGFTGAARAAAAYDLDRWRGVTCPVTAIAGRDDVFARVSDLAALRGLLPDVRTVLLDDCGHFAHVEHPTAVARTLDLVRSARPS
- the pip gene encoding prolyl aminopeptidase, whose translation is MHPPIDPHDHGWLDRPDGARIHWEESGNPTGRPALYLHGGPGSGLGAGGYRQRFDPEVYRIIGLDQRGCGRSTPWAIDDLGSLDRNTTAALIEDVEALRRHLSVERWLLHGVSWGSTLALAYALEHPERVTEVVLVAVTTGSRREVDWITEGVGSVFPEAWARFTADVPAGVRPVEHHARLLRSSDPAVRDAATDSWDTWESTHVSLDPAWRPGQLHADPRDRRNFATLVTHYWANDCFLGPDEVLRRAGELAGIPGVLVHGRRDVSGPVITPWLLHRAWPGSRLEVVEDEGHGGPTEVAIAQRAIDGFARRSGVHGERRRDA
- a CDS encoding alpha/beta fold hydrolase, giving the protein MSTHHGWTGRPALRVAVQLPVAARAGVVICPPLGQEGVIAYRTLRLLADRLEARGVASVRYDPSGRGDSAPDGDPDAQVRSARRAAAVLRDAGVERIAYVGLASAAPIAAAAASDTDGLVLWDAPASGRAWLRKQRALATITIGADRVVDGVESLVGMDVDPTEAAALGALTYRARTGPTIALVRPGSSAPAALGDVSTTEVTGSAELLDGTSMVARIPGSAVDTVVAWTDAWAPTVALPVLPPALDEVLDVDARTSERMVRMGPERLFAIETVASGQHEDAPVVVLHNGAAEHHVGASDYQVALARTLARDGARVVRVDRSGTGESSAVHEDERSAMFAQEWIDDQQAVVDSLAVDSRRLVLVGMCAGAWLAGRSADAAPRMVLEISPNDYRRQPAAVGAYADALRAIDEPSPLRLVLRRWWNAVVPEWVRDRVARRDRVGGVVGHVRPLVEHGTDVVLIASPVDVELFERLGGPRALRRWGTRGRTGRVELVRVPDGDHSLFSPVMRQAVLTEVRSRVAATFPVHA
- a CDS encoding amino acid--[acyl-carrier-protein] ligase, which codes for MTITEPTTTTPSAPASDLDAARAALRAGLLADGVLIDLGSPGLYGRTGVFERVYTAVDTAAVASQRDLDAEVLRFPPVEPLAAFERTDYIASFPDLAASISGFTGDDRTHRALLAARERGERWEGFLEPADLMLTPAVCHPVYGLVGDRVPQDGRTFDIVGDSFRREPSLDPMRLQAFHMHEFVHIGTPGSAQHHRDDRIPVMRALLESFGLEIDVVPANDPFFGRVGQMLARNQVEQALKFEFVTPVYGPEHPATAIGSANLHEDHFGTSFGIRTADGEVAHSACVAFGLERITIALFAAHGTDPDAWPAPVRAALAL